The Salvia miltiorrhiza cultivar Shanhuang (shh) chromosome 1, IMPLAD_Smil_shh, whole genome shotgun sequence genome has a window encoding:
- the LOC131019027 gene encoding serine hydroxymethyltransferase 7-like, with translation MDLTQPPANKGLSLGFLSHASDTPPLVKSNRIPSPKIADDSISFQIESRSRDPSHPLPPVPLQLMDQQKENHHNYFRGGNDLNETRDVEEEEDEEKLEEFRILGHSMTLKRKRDCDSGWSSASPPSSSKGVRVSSNSDMESRRIAVRSWGNQSLRDADPDIFEIMEKEKGRQFKGIELIASENFVCKAVMEALGSYLTNKYSEGMPGARYYGGNQYIDEIETLCCERALTAFSLDSEGWGVNVQPYSCTSANFAVYTGLLLPGDRIMGLDTPSGGNTSHGCYLPNGRKMSGASIFFESLPYKINPQTGYVDYDKLEEKALDFRPKILICGGSSYPREWEYARLRKIADKCGAVLLCDMAQISGLIAAKECASPFEYCDIVTSTTHKSLRGPRGGIIFYRRGPKLRKRGMHLNQGDGVDKYDFEEKINFAVFPAMQGGPHNNHIAALAIALKQVATPEYKTYMQQVKKNAHALASALKKRHCKLVTGGTDNHMLIWDLRNFGVTGYILEKICELCHITLNKVTIFDDNGNITPGGVRIGTPAMTSRGCVESDFDVMADFLLQAVHIASSVQRDHGKLPKSFLKGLENNKEIVELRARAESFASQFAMPGFD, from the exons ATGGATTTGACTCAACCGCCGGCAAACAAAGGTCTTTCGCTAGGGTTTCTGTCCCACGCATCTGATACGCCTCCGTTGGTGAAAAGCAACCGGATCCCTAGCCCTAAAATCGCCGACGATTCGATTTCTTTTCAGATCGAGTCGCGCAGTAGGGACCCTTCGCATCCGCTGCCGCCTGTTCCACTTCAATTGATGGACCAGCAGAAGGAGAATCACCATAATTATTTTCGTGGGGGCAACGATTTGAATGAAACTAGGGATGTTGAGGAGGAAGAGGATGAGGAGAAGTTGGAGGAGTTTCGCATTTTGGGGCACTCGATGACTCTGAAGCGGAAGCGCGACTGCGACTCAGGGTGGTCATCGGCGTCGCCACCTTCCTCCTCCAAGGGGGTTAGGGTTTCGTCGAACAGCGACATGGAATCTCGGAGGATCGCTGTCCGGTCGTGGGGGAATCAGAGCTTGCGGGATGCTGATCCGGATATCTTTGAGATAATGGAGAAAGAGAAAGGGAGGCAGTTCAAAGGGATTGAATTGATTGCCTCTGAGAATTTTGTGTGCAAAGCTGTGATGGAGGCGTTGGGCAGCTACCTTACTAATAAGTACTCTGAAGGAATGCCTGGTGCGCGGTATTATGGTGGGAATCAGTACATTGATGAGATTGAAACACTGTGTTGTGAGCGTGCCTTGACTGCTTTCAGCCTTGATTCCGAGGGTTGGGGTGTAAATGTACAGCCGTATTCATGTACATCTGCAAATTTTGCAGTGTATACTGGGCTTTTGCTTCCGGGTGATAGGATAATGGGATTGGATACACCTTCCGGAGGGAACACGAGTCACGGGTGCTATTTACCCAATGGGCGGAAAATGTCTGGAGCCTCGATCTTTTTTGAGAGTTTGCCTTATAAGATTAATCCGCAGACAGGCTATGTAGACTATGATAAGCTTGAGGAGAAGGCACTTGATTTTCGCCCCAAGATATTGATTTGTGGTGGAAGTTCGTATCCTCGGGAGTGGGAGTATGCAAGGTTGAGGAAGATAGCAGATAAATGTGGTGCTGTGTTGTTGTGCGACATGGCTCAAATTAGCGGCCTTATAGCTGCTAAG GAATGTGCAAGCCCTTTTGAATATTGTGATATTGTAACCTCTACAACTCATAAAAGTCTTCGAGGACCTAGGGGAGGAATTATTTTCTACAGAAGGGGCCCAAAACTTAGAAAGCGAGGGATGCATTTGAATCAAGGAGATGGTGTTGATAAATATGACTTTGAGGAGAAGATAAACTTTGCTGTTTTCCCTGCAATGCAAGGTGGGCCGCACAATAATCACATTGCAGCGCTTGCCATAGCTTTGAAACAAGTGGCTACTCCCGAGTACAAGACGTACATGCAACAAGTGAAGAAAAATGCTCATGCTTTAGCATCAGCTTTGAAGAAAAGGCACTGTAAACTTGTAACTGGGGGCACTGATAATCATATGCTGATATGGGATCTAAGGAATTTTGGAGTTACAG GCTATATTCTTGAGAAGATCTGCGAGTTGTGTCACATTACGCTCAATAAAGTCACAATCTTTGATGACAATGGCAATATCACCCCAGGAGGTGTAAGGATTG GTACTCCTGCAATGACATCAAGAGGTTGTGTTGAGTCTGATTTTGATGTTATGGCCGACTTTCTCCTCCAAGCTGTACATATTGCTAGTTCAGTGCAGAGAGATCACGGAAAACTGCCAAAATCTTTCCTGAAGGGGCTCGAGAACAACAAAGAAATTGTTGAGCTCCGAGCACGAGCAGAAAGTTTTGCTTCTCAATTTGCTATGCCTGGATTTGATTGA
- the LOC131019368 gene encoding uncharacterized protein LOC131019368 has protein sequence MMSHPSSSVSAFLRFVAREVDNLDHLFLTSHSFMSVSFLQHVLSTLRSFHSHLTSLLHQLRLPAGDKWLDDYMDETSSLWEACHLIKSAVSAMETYYSSAATAASLLQPLNPHQVIRAMNGCERELRALQHENRSVAEMKIQTLSLKLKENTNTVRLKGFREVFYAMRHVSTLLLLILLSALVYCWPETTFYHEGASASSSASSVAASTAKLHERVATALAHVQAQPGILLYELQRSAFAMEELKMEVEAGLDVDDAKLENLKSCVEALQCGAEGIIGQLDDFFDEIVQGRKTLFNMCSHT, from the exons ATGATGAGCCATCCCTCCAGCTCCGTGAGTGCATTCCTGAGGTTCGTAGCGCGCGAAGTCGATAATCTTGATCATCTGTTCCTCACCTCCCACAGCTTCATGTCAGTGAGCTTCCTCCAACACGTGCTCTCCACGCTCCGATCCTTCCACTCCCACCTTACCTCATTGCTCCACCAGCTGCGCCTCCCCGCCGGCGACAAATGGCTCGACGACTACATGGACGAGACCTCCTCCCTCTGGGAAGCCTGCCACCTCATCAAATCCGCCGTCTCCGCCATGGAAACCTACTACTCCTCCGCCGCAACCGCAGCCTCTTTGCTCCAACCCCTAAACCCCCACCAG GTTATTAGGGCGATGAACGGGTGCGAGAGGGAGCTGAGGGCGCTGCAGCACGAGAACAGGAGCGTCGCAGAGATGAAAATCCAGACATTATCTTTAAAGTTGAAGGAAAATACAAATACAGTGAGGTTGAAGGGTTTCAGAGAGGTTTTCTACGCAATGAGGCATGTGAGCACACTGCTTCTTCTCATTCTGCTGAGTGCCTTGGTCTACTGCTGGCCGGAAACCACCTTTTATCACGAGGGGGCCTCCGCCTCGTCCTCCGCCTCCTCAGTGGCCGCCTCCACTGCCAAGTTGCATGAGAGGGTGGCGACTGCGCTAGCCCACGTGCAGGCGCAGCCCGGCATCCTCCTCTACGAGCTGCAGAGGTCGGCCTTCGCCATGGAGGAGCTCAAGATGGAAGTGGAGGCCGGGCTTGATGTTGATGATGCCAAACTTGAGAATTTGAAGAGCTGCGTTGAAGCTTTGCAGTGTGGGGCTGAGGGCATAATTGGACAGCTCGATGATTTCTTCGATGAGATCGTGCAAGGGAGGAAGACACTTTTCAACATGTGTTCTCATACATAA
- the LOC131019021 gene encoding probable receptor-like protein kinase At1g11050: MKLILTLFLSLSVSALSAPSPSENPTNATSKCPMNFDYVRTVPWDVSECKDHLSPNSTRCCQALLSLIGVAFAENLKRTSFFRLPDLPTSISCLQDFQTKLSSLSLPSNLTSVCFNPMQFITTPNICASIQTTRDWVEKLGNSTDLDSACKPDLADLTACDACVAAGFKVQSSLIAIDGNNSHSTNCFYFAVLYAAGIVNQFGPESIGAVSCIFGLSIVSNKSSSSKRHSGLIYGVAGAGVALVLVCGLLGLYIWWGRKFRERSDEGEEELGSRARRPTIVSIWFKIDELEKATDGFSPKNFLGRGGFGMVYRGTLSDGTVVAVKKIIESDIEGNSEFCNEVEIISNLKHRNLLPLRGCCVADNGAPHESERYLVYDYMPNGNLDDHLFPVSTSGHSPLSWPLRKSIIMDVAKGLAYLHYGVKPAIYHRDIKGTNILLDSEMRARVADFGLAKQSREGQSHLTTRVAGTHGYLAPEYALYGQLTEKSDVYSFGVVVLEIMCGRKALDLSGGSPRAFLITDWAWELVKGGKLEKVLDPFLVNDGDSQTANPRGVMERFVLVGILCAHVMVALRPTIAEALKMLEGDIEVPIIPDRPMPLGHPSFQRNFSISPALSALQLNSGDMLR; the protein is encoded by the coding sequence ATGAAGCTGATTTTGACTCTGTTTCTATCCCTTTCCGTCAGCGCTCTGTCGGCGCCATCTCCGAGCGAAAATCCCACAAACGCAACCTCAAAATGTCCCATGAATTTCGATTATGTAAGGACAGTCCCATGGGATGTTTCCGAGTGCAAAGACCATCTCTCTCCCAACAGCACCAGGTGCTGCCAAgcccttctctctctcatcgGCGTAGCATTCGCGGAGAATCTAAAAAGGACATCTTTTTTCCGGCTCCCAGATTTGCCCACCTCAATTTCATGCCTCCAAGATTTTCAGACAAAACTGAGCTCTCTTTCTCTGCCGTCTAATCTGACATCCGTGTGTTTCAATCCTATGCAATTTATCACAACCCCAAACATCTGTGCCTCGATTCAAACCACTCGAGATTGGGTTGAGAAGCTCGGGAATTCGACCGATTTGGACTCTGCTTGCAAGCCGGACCTCGCTGATCTCACCGCTTGTGATGCTTGCGTTGCTGCAGGTTTTAAGGTTCAATCAAGTTTGATCGCAATTGATGGTAATAACTCTCATTCCACAAATTGTTTTTACTTTGCGGTTTTGTATGCTGCTGGAATTGTGAATCAGTTTGGACCTGAGAGCATTGGTGCTGTTTCCTGTATTTTTGGTTTATCGATTGTTTCTAACAAGAGCTCGTCTAGTAAGAGGCATTCGGGTTTGATTTATGGCGTGGCTGGAGCCGGTGTGGCTCTAGTTTTGGTGTGTGGTTTGTTGGGGTTGTACATTTGGTGGGGTAGGAAGTTTAGAGAGAGAAGTGATGAGGGAGAGGAGGAATTGGGGTCTAGGGCAAGAAGGCCTACCATAGTGTCTATATGGTTCAAGATTGATGAACTTGAGAAGGCGACGGACGGGTTTTCGCCTAAGAACTTTCTAGGGAGAGGGGGTTTTGGGATGGTCTATAGAGGGACATTGAGTGATGGAACGGTTGTTGCAGTGAAGAAGATAATAGAATCTGATATTGAAGGGAATTCTGAGTTTTGTAATGAAGTTGAGATCATTAGTAACTTGAAGCATAGGAATCTTCTGCCTCTTCGAGGGTGTTGTGTGGCTGACAACGGTGCTCCACACGAGAGTGAGCGTTATCTTGTTTATGATTACATGCCGAATGGGAACCTTGATGACCATTTGTTTCCGGTGAGTACTAGTGGGCATTCTCCGTTGTCGTGGCCTCTGAGGAAGAGTATAATCATGGATGTGGCAAAAGGGTTGGCTTATCTCCACTATGGCGTTAAGCCGGCTATATATCATAGGGATATCAAGGGGACTAATATATTGTTGGATAGTGAGATGAGGGCAAGGGTGGCGGATTTTGGGTTGGCGAAGCAGAGCAGGGAAGGGCAGTCTCATCTCACGACCCGTGTGGCTGGAACGCATGGGTATTTAGCGCCTGAGTATGCCCTATACGGGCAGTTGACTGAGAAGAGCGACGTGTACAGCTTTGGAGTTGTTGTTTTGGAGATCATGTGTGGGAGGAAGGCTCTTGATCTGTCCGGGGGGTCGCCTCGTGCATTCCTGATCACGGACTGGGCTTGGGAGCTCGTGAAAGGTGGGAAGCTCGAGAAGGTGTTGGATCCTTTCCTGGTGAACGATGGGGATTCACAGACTGCAAATCCAAGAGGAGTGATGGAGAGGTTCGTGCTCGTTGGCATTCTGTGTGCTCATGTCATGGTGGCCCTAAGGCCGACCATTGCAGAAGCGTTGAAGATGTTGGAAGGTGATATCGAGGTCCCTATCATTCCGGATAGGCCAATGCCTCTCGGCCACCCTTCCTTCCAAAGGAATTTCAGCATTTCTCCGGCATTGAGCGCATTACAGCTCAATTCCGGAGACATGCTTAGGTGA